DNA from Mesorhizobium sp. DCY119:
AGCGCCTGATCAACATTGTTGTCGCGGACGAGTACCTGCACGGGCAATCCTGTCTTTCGGGTTCGAATCAATATAGCGGGGCGAATAGCCACTGGCTTTCGCAGCGGTCACCACCGCGAATTGCGGCGGCTGATAGCAGAATCAAGCAGCGTTGTCGAGAGCAGAGTGCGCAAAAGGCGCGTAACGCTCTCTCAAATGTGAAAATGCAGGCGCAATCTGCCGCGCAACGCATTTCCGCCTGAATAAACCGGAAGAAACTGCCGGTCAACGAAACCGCGACATCAAATACCGGGGAATGCTCGATCGTGCGATTGCTGAACTGCCTGCTTGTCCTCTCCTGTCTTGCTTCACAGGCACGCGCGGCCGACCTCATTGGCTTTTGGGACAAGCCCCAGCATGGCGGCAACAGCTTCAATCGCTTGCCGCCGGACGAGACCTATTTCAAGGCATTGCACGGCTATGGCGCGAGCTGGGTGCGGCTTTCCTACGACAAATGGAAACCGGAAAAGCGCGACTTCCTGATCGGCGATGCGGATGCCTATGCCGGCCTGATGCAGAAGGATCTGGCGACCCTGAAGGCCGCGCTCGACCGCGCCGACAAGGCCGGGCTGAAAGTTGTGATCGCGCCGCTGTCGCTGCCCGGCATGCGCTGGTCGCAAAACAATGACGGCAAGTTCGACGGGCGCCTGTGGCAGGACAAGGCCTATTGGACGCAGGCCGCCGCCTTCTGGCGCGATCTTGCAGAGGCGCTGAAGGACCATCCGGCGGTTGCCGCCTACAACATCATCAACGAACCGGCGCCGGAGAAGGAAAACGGGCTTGCCGAGCATGCCGATGCGGCCGTGATGCAGGCCTGGTACAAGGATGCCGCCGGCACGCCGCACGACCTGCCGGCCTTTTATGACACCGTGATCAAGACTATCCGCGCGGTCGATCAGAAGACGCCGATCATGGCCGACGCCGGCTGGTATGCGGCGGCGGATGCGTTTTCCTACTGGCCCGGCCCGCTTACCGACGACAAAGTCCTCTACAGCTTCCACATGTACGAGCCCTATGCGGCGACCAGCGCGCCCAATCTCAAGCGCGAAAAGCCCTATGCCTATCCGGGCGAGGTGCCGTTCGGCGAAGGATCGGAAAACTGGGACGCCACGCGGGTCGATGCCTATCTGCAGCTTCCGCTCGACTGGGCGAACAAGCATGGCGTTGCGGAGAGCCGCATCGTCGCCGGCGAGTTCGGTTGCATGCGCCGGCTGGCGGGCTGCAGGCAATATCTCGACGACGTGCTGACCAAGCTCGATGCCAACAGGCTGCATTGGGCCTTCTACAGCTTTCGCGAGGACAGCTGGGACGGCATGGACTACGAGCTGGGTCGTGAGAAGGTGAACTGGAAATACTGGGAGGCGATCGACGCGGGAAAGCCCGACCCGGTCAAGCGCAAACCGACGCCGGAATTCGAGCCGATTTCCAAGCGCTTGAAACAAGCGGTCGATTAGGCGACGCCGGCTCCGTGAAGATCGGCATCGCCTTCGCAATCGTCCGGTTCAGACCCGGTTGATCGAGACGCCGCCATCGGCAAACAGCGCGGTGCCGGTGGTGAAGCTCGAAGCATCCGAGGCGAGGAAAAGGGCCGAACGGGCGATTTCCTCCGGCTTTGCGACGCGCTTCAGCGCATGCAAGCCTTCGACGAAGGCCCATTCCTCCGGCGTCTTGAACGTTGCCGCCGGTGTGTCGGTGCCGCCGGGCAGCAGCGCATTGACCCGCAGGCCGTGTGCGCCGTATTCGGCGGCCAGAACCTGCGTCAGTCCGATCAGCGCTGCCTTGGCTGCGGCGTAGGCCGCCATGCCGGGCATGCCGACCGTGTGGCCAACGAAGCTCGAGGTGAAGATCAGCGAGCCGCCGCCGCGCTCCAGCATGGCCGGGATCTGGTATTTCGCGCCGAGAAAGGCGCCGGTCAGGTTGGTATCCAGCGTCGCATTCCATGCGTCGAGCGACATGTCGGGAAGCGGACCCATCTCACCGGTCGCGCCGGCATTGTTGAAGGCGATGTCGAGGCCGCCGAATTTGCTGCTCGCCAGATCGACCAGCGCTTTTGCGTAGGCCTCGTCACGGATGTCGCCTGCAAGCGCGATTGCTGTGCCGCCGTCCTCGACGATTTCCGCGACCAGCGCGTCGAGCTCGGCCTGGCGTCGGGCGGCGATGATGAGGTTCGCGCCTTCCTCAGCGAAGAGCTTTGCGGCGGCACGGCCGATGCCGGAACTGGTTCCGGTGACGATTGCGACCTTGTTGACGAGTGCGGACATGATTGATTTCCTCTGCATGGAATGGCGAACCGGAGCGGTCCGCATCGATGCGCCGTGGTCGCAAATGGACAGGGTGCAAGCCACCCGATACCTGCGGTGCGGCTGGTGAGGATTTCGAAGACTTCGCCTGCCCGCCGCCAAAGCGGCAATGGCCGTCGCAAACAGTGCAAAGCTGGCAGTCGCTTTTCGCTAGTGATACACCTCGCGCTCTGAATTCAGAGACGACATCTTCCGACATCCACGAGGCCAGAGCCCATGCGGAAATATTCGGTTTTTGCCCTCGCCCGAGAGGCCATGCGCGGCCACAAGGGCTGGGACGAGCAATGGTCCTCGCCCGAGCCGAAGGCAGAGTACGATGTCATCATCGTCGGCGCGGGCGGGCACGGGCTGGCGACGGCCTATTATCTGGCCAAGGAACACGGCATCACCAATGTCGCGGTGCTGGAAAAGGGCTGGCTCGGTGGCGGCAACACCGGCCGCAACACCACCATCATCCGCTCCAACTATCTCTATGACGAATCGGCCGGCATCTATGACCACGCCGTGAAGCTGTGGGACGGGCTTTCCCAGGACCTCAACTACAACGTCATGTATTCGGCGCGCGGCGTCATGATGCTGGCGCATAATGTGCACGACGTGCAGGTGCTCAAGCGCCACATTCACGCCAACCGGCTGAACGGCATCGACAATGAATGGCTGTCGCCGGAACAGGCCAAGGAATTCTGCCCGCCGCTCAACATCTCGAAGGAGGCGCGCTATCCCGTCGTTGGCGCCTCGCTCCAGCGGCGCGGCGGCACGGCGCGGCATGACGCTGTCGCCTGGGGCTATGCGCGCGCCGCTTCTGCGCGCGGCGTCGACATCATCCAGAATTGCGAGGTCACCGGCATCAAGCGCGCGCCGAACGGTGCCGTTACCGGCGTCGAGACCTCGCGCGGCTTCATCGGCGCGAAAAAGGTCGGCGTGGTTGCCGCCGGCCACACATCGGTGCTGATGGACATGGCCGGCGTTAGGATGCCGCTGGAGAGCTATCCGCTGCAGGCGCTGGTGTCGGAGCCGGTCAAGCCGGTGGTGCCCTGCGTGGTCATGTCCAACACGGTGCACGCCTATATCTCGCAGTCGGACAAGGGCGAGCTGGTCATCGGCGCCGGCACCGACCAGTACATCTCCTATTCGCAGACCGGCGGGCTGCACATCCTCAACCACACGCTCGACGCCATCTGCGAGATGTTCCCGATCTTCACCCGCATGAAGATGCTGCGCTCCTGGGGCGGCATCGTCGACGTGACGCCGGACCGCTCGCCGATCCTGGCCAAGACGCCGGTGCAGGGGCTCTACGTCAATTGCGGCTGGGGCACGGGCGGCTTCAAGGCCACGCCCGGTTCGGGCAACGTCTTTGCCCACACCATCGCCCGCGACGAGCCGCATCCGATCAACGCGCCTTTCACCATCGAGCGCTTCCGCACCGGACGGCTTATCGATGAGGCGGCAGCGGCGGCGGTGGCGCACTGATGACGGCTCTGGCAGCCACTCTTGCCGTCGTCGCGCCGCTGGTTCTTGCCGGCGAGAAGGGACTGTTTCATTTTCCCGGCGCCGACGAAGTTCGGTTGCAGAAGCTCAGCCGCGCCGACAATGAACAGGAATGGCCCTTCACGGTCAGTTCCGGCTATCTCGCCTGCGTCTGGAGCGCGGGCAAGAGGATGGCGATGTTCCTTGAAGAGCCGGCAAAGGACGAGGCGGAACCTGCGCGGATGCGCAAGGTGTTCGTCTCGGTCAACCCGTTCGAACTCACACTCGGCAACATGGCCGACCGCGACCTCATCGTGCCGGTCGATTCCGTCGAGACGCTGGTGAAGCGCATGGCGCCCTTCGCGGCACTCGGAGAGCGGCTCTGCGACCAGCCCCAGGGCACGCACGTCCGCCAAGGCGAACTTTAGGAACAAGACATGCTGTTGATCCGCTGCCCCTATTGCGAAGAAGAGCGTCCGGAACTCGAATTCCGCAACGCCGGCGAAGCCCACATCGCACGCGCTGCCGACATCGTGGCGGTGAGCGACGAGGATTTCGAAAAATTCTTCTTCATCCGCTCGAATCCCAAGGGCATCATCTATGAGCGCTGGCGCCACATTCACGGCTGCGGCCGCTTCTTCAACGCGGTGCGCGACACCGTCACCGACAAGTTCGTCATGACCTACAAGGCCGGCGAGCCGAAGCCCGACATCTCCAAGCTGAAGAAGGAGAGCGGACCGGCAGCCTATGCCAACCGCCCGCCGGATCAGCTCAATGTGAAGAAACCGGCGGCAAAGCGCGCGCCGGCCAAAAAGGGAGACGCGTGATGGCCGCCACGCACCGCATTTCCGGCCACGGCCGCCTCACGCCGGCAAAGACCGTGCGTTTCACCTTCGACGGCCAGTCCTATTCGGGCCTCGCCGGCGACACGCTGGCTTCGGCGCTTCTGGCCAACGGCGTCCATCTCGTCGGCCGTTCGTTCAAATATCACCGGCCGCGCGGCTTTCTCTCCGCTGGCGCGGAAGAGCCGAACGCGCTGGTGTCTGTCGAACGCGACGCGGCGCGCAGGACGCCCAATGTTCGCGCCACGGTGCAGGAGCTCTATGACGGGCTCAGCGCCAATTCGCAGAACCGCTGGCCGTCGCTCTCCTTCGATGTCGGCGCGGTCAACGACCTGGCGTCGCCGATGTTTTCGGCCGGCTTCTACTACAAGACCTTCATGTGGCCGAAGGCTGCGTGGAAGAGCCTTTACGAGCCGAAAATCCGCGCCGCTGCCGGTCTTGGCGTTTCGCCCGACCAGCCGGACCCGGACCATTACTCCGCGCGCTTCGAGCATTGCGACGTGCTGGTGCTGGGCGGCGGTGCTGCCGGCCTTGCGGCAGCCCTTGCCGCTGCCGAGACCGGCGCGCGCGTCATCATCTGCGACGAGCAGGCCAAACTCGGCGGCGCCTTGCGCTTCGAGGCCGGTACGAGCGTTGATGGCGCTGATGGCTGGTCGTGGGCGCAGGCCACAGTCGCGAAATTGGCCGCGATGGATAATGTCCGCGTGCTGCCGCGCACGACGGCCTTCGGCTACTACGCGCAGAATTTCGTTGGTCTTGTCGAGCGGGTCAGCGAGCATCTCGCCAGCCCTGGGCACGACCTGCCGCGCGAGCGGCTTTGGCAGGTTCGCGCCAGGCGCGTCATCCTTGCCACCGGCGCCATCGAGCGGCACATGGTGTTTGCCGACAACGACCGGCCCGGTGTCATGCTGGCTTCGGCGGCGCGTACCTATCTCAACCATTATGGCGTCGCCGTCGGCAACAATGTCGGCGTCTACACCGCCAACGACACGGCTTACGCTGCGGCGATCGACCTGAAGAAGGCCGGCGTCAACATCGCGGCCATCGTCGATCTGCGCGACAATCCGGCGGGCGCTCTCGTCGATGAGGCGCGTGCGCTCGGCATCGAGATCAACCATGGCCGCGCCGTCATCAAGACCGGCGGACGCCTGCGTGTCTCCTCGATGACGATCCAGCCGAAGAATGGCGGCGGCGAGCGCAACATCCCCATCGATGCGCTGCTGATGTCGTCGGGCTGGACGCCGTCTGTGCATCTGTTCTCGCAGTCGCGCGGCAAGGTCGCCTTCGACGACGCCACCAAGCGCTTCCTGCCCGGCGCTTACGCGCAGGATTGCGTCTCCGTCGGGGCCTGCAATGGCACGGACGGCATTTCCGCAACCCTCGACGAAGCCTATGCGGCCGGCGAGAAGGCTGCAAAGGATGCCGGCGCGAAGGCCGGCAAGTCGACCAAGCCGAAGGCGGAGACTTCCGAAAGCTGGGCCGGCGGCATGCTCGGTGCAGGGCCGGGGGCCGGCGCGGACACGACCGTGAAAGCCTTCGTCGATTTCCAGAACGACGTCACTGCCAAGGATATCCGCCTTGCCGTGCGCGAAGGCATGCGCTCGATCGAGCACGTCAAGCGCTTCACCACCAACGGCATGGCGACCGACCAGGGCAAGACCTCCAACATGCACGGTCTGGCGATTGCCGCCGAGACGCTGGACAAGGATATTCCCTCGGTCGGCCTCACCACCTTCCGCGCGCCCTATACGCCGGTGACCTTCGGCTCCATCGTCAATCACGGTCGCGGCGTTCTGTTCGACCCGACGCGCAAGACGGCGATGCATGGCTGGGCGGAAGCCCATGGTGCCGTGTTCGAGGATGTCGGCCAGTGGAAGCGCGCCTGGTATTTCCCCAAGCCCGGCGAGGACATGCATGCGGCGGTCAACCGCGAATGCGTGACGGTGCGCAAGGCTGCCGGCCTGTTCGACGCCTCGACGCTGGGCAAGATCGAAGTGGTCGGGCCGGATGCGGCCAAGTTCATGGAACTGCTCTACACCAACCCATGGGAGAAACTGGAGCCCGGCCGCTGCCGCTATGGCATCATGCTGCGCGAGGACGGTTTTATCTATGACGACGGCGTCGTCGGCAGGCTGGCGGCGGATCGCTTCCACGTCACCACGACGACCGGCGGTGCGGCCCGCGTCATGAACCACATGGAGGATTACCTCCAGACCGAGTTCCCGCATCTCAACGTCTGGCTGACCTCGATCTCCGAACAGTGGGCGGTCATCGCCGTCCAGGGACCGAACTCGCGAAAGATCATCGAGCCGCTGGTCGAGGGCATCGACATGTCGGACGAGGCGCTGCCGCATATGTCGGTGCGCGAAGGCAAGATCTGCGGTGTGCCGACGCGGCTGTTCCGCATGTCGTTCACCGGCGATCGCGGCTTCGAGGTCAACGTGCCGGCGGACTACGGCCAGGCGGTGTGGGAAGCGCTGTGGGCCGAAGGCCAGAAGCACGGCGCCTGTGCTTATGGCACCGAGGCGATGCATGTGCTGCGCGCCGAAAAGGGCTACATCATCGTCGGTCAGGACACCGACGGCACGGTGACGCCGAACGATGCCGGCCTCGACTGGGCGATCGGCAAGAAGAAGACCGATTTCGTCGGCATTCGCGGCCTGACTCGTCCCGATCTGGTCGCAAAGGGCCGCAAGCAGCTTGTCGGCCTGAAGGCGAAGGACCCGAAAGTGGTGCTGGAGGAGGGCGCGCAGATCGTCGCCGATCCGAAGCAGCCGATCCCGATGAAGATGATCGGCCATGTCACGTCGAGTTACTGGTCGGAGAATTGCGGCCGGGGCATCGCACTGGCCGTGGTGATCGACGGGCGCGACCGTATGGGGCAGACGCTTCACGTGCCGATGCCGGATAGCGTGATCGAGGTCGAGGTCTGCTCGCCCGTATTCTTCGACGAGAAGGGAGAGCGCCTCAATGGCTAAAGCTGCTGTCAAAACTGCGACGGCCACGCGCGCACCAGCACTTGCCGGGCGTGATTTCTCCGCCACCGGCGTCAAGCTTGCCGTACTGGCGCCTGCCGAACGCATTTCGCTGCGTGCGCCTGATGCATCCGTCGCCGCCTTGTCAAAGGCGCTCGGTGTAGCCTTGCCCAAAGCCCCGAAAACGTCCGCTACGAAGGGTGGGCGCACTGCACTCTGGCTCGGGCCGGACGAGTGGCTGGTCATCGACGAGGCGGGCGGCGATCCGCTGGCCGATTGCGCCGGCGTCAAGGCGCTTCATTCCGCCGTCGGCGTCTCGCATCGCAATGTCGGTTTCTCGGTCACCGGGACGGCTGCGGCCGCCACGCTCAATGCCGGCTGTCCGCAGGATCTGTCGCTTGCGGCCTTCCCGGTGGGTGCCTGCTCGCGCACGGTTCTGGGCAAGATCGAAGTCGTGATCCTGCGCACGGGGGAAGACGCCTTCCGGGTGGAATGCTGGCGCTCCTTCTCCGACTATGCCTTTGCATTCCTGTCTCAGGCGGCTGTTGACGCTGCCGCCTGAAGGGTGGAACCTTCGATCGCACGCGGCGTTTTGCGTGCATACAGATTGAGGGAAGCCATCATGTCGAAAGCGACATCTAAACCGGCCGCCAAGAGATCGCCGGCCGTGCGCTCGCTCGAACGCGAGCAGCGCGACAAGGAAAACAAGACCAAGGAAGAAGAGCTCGAAGAGGGGCTGGAAGACACGTTTCCGGCCAGCGATCCGATTTCCGTCATATCGACGTCCATATCGGGCGGACCGAAGAAAAAGCCAAAAAAGTAAGAATTTGCAGATCGAAAAGAAACACCCGGCAGGCGGCCAGCCTGCCGGGTGTTTTGTTCTTCAACGCTTTATTTGATGGCGTCGAGGTTGGCGTCCTTGGTGTCCCTCACGAAGATCAGGCCGATGATCAGTGTCATCGCCGCGATCACGATCGGATACCAGAGGCCGTAGTAGATATCGCCCTTGGCCGCGCTCATGGCGAACACGACTGCCGGCAGCAGGCCGCCGAACCAGCCGTTGCCGATGTGGTAAGGCAGCGACATGCCGGTGTAGCGGATGCGGGTCGGGAACATCTCGACCAGGATCGCCGCGATCGGCCCGTAGACCATCGTCACATAGAGGACGAACACGAACAGGATGGCGATGACCTTTGGCCAGCTGACGGCTGCCGGATCGGCAATCATCTTGAAGGCGCCTGCGCCGGGAACGGTGTAGACCGGCACTTCGGTCGCACCTGCCGCTTCCTCAGCGGTTATCAGCTTGTCGGCGATGGCCTTGTCGACCGGAACCATGGCCTTTTCGCCGCCGCGGATAGCGGCTGCGTCAAGTGCCAGTTTCGGGTTGGCGGCGACCAATGCGTCGAGCTTCGAATCCGCGACCTTTGCAGGATCGCGAACCAGCGGATAGCCGCCGTCCTGAAGAGCGGTGTTGATGCCCTTCTTGAACGCGCCGTCCTTGGCTGCGGCATCGGCTCCGGCAGCGACCACGTCATAGGATTCGACGGTTTCCTCGCCGATCTTCACGCTCGCAGGCGTGCCGGCGGGAGCCGTCGCGACGATGTCGTATGGAACCGCGCTCTTTGCCAGGAAGTCCGTTGCGACGTCGCAGGAGGTCAGCGGCTTTCTGGTGCCGACCGGGTTGAACTGGAACTTGC
Protein-coding regions in this window:
- a CDS encoding SDR family oxidoreductase, whose product is MSALVNKVAIVTGTSSGIGRAAAKLFAEEGANLIIAARRQAELDALVAEIVEDGGTAIALAGDIRDEAYAKALVDLASSKFGGLDIAFNNAGATGEMGPLPDMSLDAWNATLDTNLTGAFLGAKYQIPAMLERGGGSLIFTSSFVGHTVGMPGMAAYAAAKAALIGLTQVLAAEYGAHGLRVNALLPGGTDTPAATFKTPEEWAFVEGLHALKRVAKPEEIARSALFLASDASSFTTGTALFADGGVSINRV
- a CDS encoding sarcosine oxidase subunit gamma — translated: MAKAAVKTATATRAPALAGRDFSATGVKLAVLAPAERISLRAPDASVAALSKALGVALPKAPKTSATKGGRTALWLGPDEWLVIDEAGGDPLADCAGVKALHSAVGVSHRNVGFSVTGTAAAATLNAGCPQDLSLAAFPVGACSRTVLGKIEVVILRTGEDAFRVECWRSFSDYAFAFLSQAAVDAAA
- a CDS encoding sarcosine oxidase subunit alpha, with the translated sequence MAATHRISGHGRLTPAKTVRFTFDGQSYSGLAGDTLASALLANGVHLVGRSFKYHRPRGFLSAGAEEPNALVSVERDAARRTPNVRATVQELYDGLSANSQNRWPSLSFDVGAVNDLASPMFSAGFYYKTFMWPKAAWKSLYEPKIRAAAGLGVSPDQPDPDHYSARFEHCDVLVLGGGAAGLAAALAAAETGARVIICDEQAKLGGALRFEAGTSVDGADGWSWAQATVAKLAAMDNVRVLPRTTAFGYYAQNFVGLVERVSEHLASPGHDLPRERLWQVRARRVILATGAIERHMVFADNDRPGVMLASAARTYLNHYGVAVGNNVGVYTANDTAYAAAIDLKKAGVNIAAIVDLRDNPAGALVDEARALGIEINHGRAVIKTGGRLRVSSMTIQPKNGGGERNIPIDALLMSSGWTPSVHLFSQSRGKVAFDDATKRFLPGAYAQDCVSVGACNGTDGISATLDEAYAAGEKAAKDAGAKAGKSTKPKAETSESWAGGMLGAGPGAGADTTVKAFVDFQNDVTAKDIRLAVREGMRSIEHVKRFTTNGMATDQGKTSNMHGLAIAAETLDKDIPSVGLTTFRAPYTPVTFGSIVNHGRGVLFDPTRKTAMHGWAEAHGAVFEDVGQWKRAWYFPKPGEDMHAAVNRECVTVRKAAGLFDASTLGKIEVVGPDAAKFMELLYTNPWEKLEPGRCRYGIMLREDGFIYDDGVVGRLAADRFHVTTTTGGAARVMNHMEDYLQTEFPHLNVWLTSISEQWAVIAVQGPNSRKIIEPLVEGIDMSDEALPHMSVREGKICGVPTRLFRMSFTGDRGFEVNVPADYGQAVWEALWAEGQKHGACAYGTEAMHVLRAEKGYIIVGQDTDGTVTPNDAGLDWAIGKKKTDFVGIRGLTRPDLVAKGRKQLVGLKAKDPKVVLEEGAQIVADPKQPIPMKMIGHVTSSYWSENCGRGIALAVVIDGRDRMGQTLHVPMPDSVIEVEVCSPVFFDEKGERLNG
- a CDS encoding sarcosine oxidase subunit delta produces the protein MLLIRCPYCEEERPELEFRNAGEAHIARAADIVAVSDEDFEKFFFIRSNPKGIIYERWRHIHGCGRFFNAVRDTVTDKFVMTYKAGEPKPDISKLKKESGPAAYANRPPDQLNVKKPAAKRAPAKKGDA
- a CDS encoding cellulase family glycosylhydrolase, with translation MRLLNCLLVLSCLASQARAADLIGFWDKPQHGGNSFNRLPPDETYFKALHGYGASWVRLSYDKWKPEKRDFLIGDADAYAGLMQKDLATLKAALDRADKAGLKVVIAPLSLPGMRWSQNNDGKFDGRLWQDKAYWTQAAAFWRDLAEALKDHPAVAAYNIINEPAPEKENGLAEHADAAVMQAWYKDAAGTPHDLPAFYDTVIKTIRAVDQKTPIMADAGWYAAADAFSYWPGPLTDDKVLYSFHMYEPYAATSAPNLKREKPYAYPGEVPFGEGSENWDATRVDAYLQLPLDWANKHGVAESRIVAGEFGCMRRLAGCRQYLDDVLTKLDANRLHWAFYSFREDSWDGMDYELGREKVNWKYWEAIDAGKPDPVKRKPTPEFEPISKRLKQAVD
- a CDS encoding sarcosine oxidase subunit beta gives rise to the protein MRKYSVFALAREAMRGHKGWDEQWSSPEPKAEYDVIIVGAGGHGLATAYYLAKEHGITNVAVLEKGWLGGGNTGRNTTIIRSNYLYDESAGIYDHAVKLWDGLSQDLNYNVMYSARGVMMLAHNVHDVQVLKRHIHANRLNGIDNEWLSPEQAKEFCPPLNISKEARYPVVGASLQRRGGTARHDAVAWGYARAASARGVDIIQNCEVTGIKRAPNGAVTGVETSRGFIGAKKVGVVAAGHTSVLMDMAGVRMPLESYPLQALVSEPVKPVVPCVVMSNTVHAYISQSDKGELVIGAGTDQYISYSQTGGLHILNHTLDAICEMFPIFTRMKMLRSWGGIVDVTPDRSPILAKTPVQGLYVNCGWGTGGFKATPGSGNVFAHTIARDEPHPINAPFTIERFRTGRLIDEAAAAAVAH